The following nucleotide sequence is from Salinispirillum sp. LH 10-3-1.
CAATCTTTTTAGCCTGCGCTTTGCGCTCTGCTTCCAGTGCTTCAATACGCGCTTTATAGTCTTCTATCTGCTTATCGATATCTTGTACGAACATAGTATTCCCCTTTCTAGGTTTAAGTATTTGAAAAAATCAAATCATAGACCAACGAATGCCCAGGTGCTTTATGAGTAGCAGGTATACTGAGGCAAGGATGCAGATAAAACAACAGACTTACAAAATAATTAATATAATTTTGCAAGTTACTACTAAAAAACCCCTAATGCATAAATGCAATAGGGGTTTTCGATAGCTAGCCGTAGACTCCCACTAAAGGTTATTGCGGTTTCATATGTGGAAACAAAATAACGTCTTTAATGGAGGGTGAATCGGTAAAGAACATCACCAGACGGTCAATACCAATACCCTCACCTGCGGTCGGTGGCAAGCCGTATTCCAGGGCACGAACGTAATCAGCATCATAAAACATCGCTTCATCGTCACCGGATTCTTTTTCTGCTACTTGGTCACGGAAACGCTCTGCTTGGTCCACTGGGTCATTAAGCTCGGAGAAGCCATTAGCCACTTCACGCCCACCCAAGAAGAATTCAAAGCGGTCTGTCACTTCGGGGTTGTGGTCATTTCGGCGCGCCAACGGCGATACCTCTGCTGGGTATTCTGTAATAAACACCGGGCCGCGCAGCTTTTCTTCTACGGTGGCTTCAAACACTTCTGTTAACACCTTACCGGCACCCCAGTTAGGCTTAACATCAATATGCAACGACTTAGCCAAGGTCGTTAACGACTCTATCGTATCGAGCTGCTCGGCTGAAATATTGTCGTTATATTTCAATACTGAATCGCGCATTGAAATGCGTTCAAATGGCTGACTGAGATCATAGGCTTCACCTTGATAGGTCAGCTCAGTTGAACCCAGCACCTCGATTGCTAGCGTGCGCAACAGGTCTTCAGTGAGATCCATCAGGTCATTGTAGTCCGCATAGGCCTGATAAAATTCCAACATGGTAAATTCAGGGTTGTGCCGCGTTGACACTCCTTCATTACGGAAGTTACGGTTTATTTCAAATACCCGTTCAAAACCACCTACCACTAAACGCTTCAAATACAACTCAGGCGCGATACGTAAGTACATATCGATATCCATGGCATTGTGGTGCGTAGTGAACGGACGCGCTGAAGCACCACCGGGAATCACCTGCAGCATTGGCGTTTCTGCTTCGATAAACCGACGTTCACCCAGGTAACGACGAATAACTTCGATCATTTTAGCGCGGATAGCAAAGGTACGACGCGTATCCTCATTGACGATCAGATCCACGTAACGCTGCCGATACTTCATTTCCTGATCGGCCAAACCTTTGTGTTTTTCCGGCAACGGCTGCATTGTTTTATTCAATAAACGCGGGGTCTGCATATCCACATACAGATCGCCTTTACCAGACTTCTGCAAAGTACCACGGGCACCTACGATGTCGCCCATATCCCACTTTTTGAGACCATCCAACACTTCTGGTGCGAGCTCTTTGCGGTTCACGTACAGCTGAATGCGGCCCGTCATGTCTTGCATGACCATAAAGGCACCACGATTCAACATAATACGACCAGCCACCGACACTTCAATATTCAGTTCAGCCAACTCCTCTTTGGTCTTGTCGCCATACTGCGCCTGCAAATCCGCGGCATATTGCTCACGACGAAAATCACTCGGATAGGCATTACCCTGTGCTTTTAGAACGTTAAGCTTTTCAAGGCGCTGCGTAACAATACGATTGTGTTCCGCGCGCAGCTCTTCGGTGGTCTGTTGGGTGTCGTTTAACTGGTCTGTCATTGCGAATTCCTACTTACAGCCCTTTTTTCAGGGATGCTTGGATAAATGGATTCAAGCCACCATCGAGTACGGCTTGTGTATTTCGAGTTTCAACGCCGGTGCGCAAATCTTTGATGCGCGCGTCGTCCAATACGTATGAACGAATCTGGCTGCCCCAACCGATATCGGATTTAGAGTCCTCCAGTTGTTGCGCCGCTTCGTTGCGCTTCTTGAGTTCCAATTCATAAAGCTTGGCTTTCAGCATCTTCATGGCGACGTCTTTGTTCTTGTGCTGCGAGCGGTCGTTCTGACACTGCGTCACCACATTAGTCGGCAAGTGAGTAATACGTACGGCCGATTCCGTACGGTTTACGTGCTGACCACCTGCGCCAGACGCGCGGTACACGTCGATACGTAGGTCGGCTGGATTGATCTCGATATCAATGTCGTCGTCAACCTCAGGTGAAACGAACACTGAGGAGAAGGACGTATGGCGGCGATTGCCGGAGTCGAACGGCGATTTACGCACCAAGCGGTGCACACCCGTTTCAGTGCGCAGCCAACCAAAGGCGTAGTCACCTTGAACATGAATCGTCGCGCTCTTGATACCGGCTACTTCGCCTGCCGATACTTCGATCAAATCCGCTTTAAAGCCGTTTGCCTCGCTCCAACGCAAATACATGCGCAGCAGCATTTCGGCCCAATCTTGTGCTTCTGTGCCGCCGCTGCCCGCTTGGATATCCAAGTAGGCGTTGTTCATGTCCATTTCGCCGCTGAACATGCGACGGAATTCGAGGTCTTCCAGTGCTTTAACCAGCTTTTCGACGTCGTTCTCGACTTCCGTCAAGGTGTCTTGGTCGTCTTCTTCCACGGCCAGTTCGAGGAGGTCTTGGACATCCGCTACGCCTTGGTCGAGTTGGTCTATGGTGCCAACGGTGTGTTCCAGAGCACTACGCTCTTGGCCGAGCTTTTGGGCGTATTCTGGTTTGTCCCAGATTTTGGCATCACCCAGTTCCAGCTCTACTTCTTGTAAGCGCTCTTTCTTTTCAGCGTAGTCAAAGATACCCCCTGAGCACGTCAGTACGTACTCGGATATCCTTGAGAGATTCTTTAATCGCGTTGACTTCCACCGGCCAAACTCCTAACTCAACAAATTATCGGACGCCCACAAGAGCGGGCGCGAATTCTAACAAATTACGCCACAGAGAGCACATTTAATAACCGAAGTTTCGGGGGGCTATCGAATCCGAATCCTCCGCGACAGCTACCTGTGATGCCTCCGCGGGGTCGGCGTAAATCCCTATCAGCCCCATCCATAGGGCTGACCCTTCGGGCTCGCTGCGCTCGTGCCAAAACGCTCCCGGCGTTTTGGTCCATGGAGCCTAGGCCGCAGCTATCCTGCTGCGGACTCCCCCGCTGAGGCATCACAGGTAGCAGCCGCTCACACTCTAAGAGACCCAAAATCAGATTAAAAAGCGGACTCGAAAACGGACGGCGTCAGCTCGGTACGCACCATCAACTGCAGAGAACGTGCGCCGCGAAATTCGTTGACCGCCAACTCATACGCCAGAATGATCTGCTGACTGGGTAGGGTATCTGCCGGTAACGGACAGAAAAACCAGATGGCGTCGACGGGGTCAGAGCCTGCTTCGAGTTGCACCTGCAATTTGAGATGCTTACCACCCAACCAACGATGATTGATAACCTGAAAGCGATTGACGAACAACGGCACCGGACACCCCTGCCCCCAAGGCCCGAGGGTGCTGAGTTCCTCTGCGCGTGCCAAAGTCATGTCGGACGCATTCAATTCACCGTCCACCACCAATTCTGGCACCAAAACGTCGGGGTCGACCAAAGCCTGCATGGCTTCTTGTAGAGCGCTGCGCAAAGCGTCTAATTGATCACTGTGCACGGTCAGGCCCGCCGCCATGGCATGCCCTCCGAAACGTACGATCATGCCAGGATAGCGCGCATCGACCCAGGCAAGCACATCCCGAATGTGCACACCGGGAATGGATCGCGCACTGCCTTTAAAAACCTCTACACCTACCTCTTCACTGCTACCGGGGCAGAGAGCCAAAACCGGCTTGTGCCACCGCTCTTTTAGGCGTCCGGCAACCAATCCCACAACGCCTTCATGCCATGCAGTGTCCCACAGTACCAGCGCACTCTGATCGTCGCTTTCTTGCCCCAAGTGCTCAGCACCTTGGAGCATCTGATCCGTCGCTTGTTCGACCATTTTGTTCTGCACGTGTTTACGCGCCTGATTATGATCTTCCAAGATGGCCGCCAGCTCGCCCGCCTCACCTGCATCCGTCGCCAGCAAGCAGGCAACGCCTACGGTCATATCGTCCATTCGCCCGGCAGCGTTCAGCCGAGGCCCGATGACGAAACCAAAATCCTGACTGGTGATCTGGCGGTGATCCCGCCCGGCGGCTTGCAATAAGGCTAAGATACCGGGCCGTGCATAGCCTGACCGAACCCGGCGTAACCCCTGCTCTACCAAAATGCGATTATTGCCGTCTAAAGGCACCACATCGGCGACGGTGGCCAAGGCGACCAAATCCAGATAGTCACCCATGCGCACTGCGGTCCAACCTTGGTCGGCGACCCAGTCTGCCGAGACACGGCGCAACACAGTCAACAAATAAAACGCAACGGTGCAGCCACAGGCGGACTTACTCGGAAAGTCACATTCTTCTTGGTTAGGATTCACCACGGCATCGGCGGGACAGGCTTGTGTTCCGGGTAGGTGATGATCGGTCACCAGTACGCGCATACCCAGAGCTTGCGCCGCCAAGATGCCGTCGGCACTGGCAATGCCGTTGTCGACGGTAATCAATAACGCAGGCAGCTCATCGGGCTGGGCGGCAATGTCGCGCACGATAGCGGTCGACAGGCCATAGCCATGGACAAACCGATTGGGGATAAAGTAGTCGACGTCAGCACCGTAGTGACGCCGCAGACAGTCCACCATCATGGCGGTGGCGGTTGCCCCATCCACATCGTAGTCGCCCACGATGAGGATACGCCGGCCAGACTTTAGCGTTTCGAACAACAGGTCGGCAGCTGCCTGTACGCCTTTGAGCGCATCGGGAGGTATCAGATTATCGAGCGTCAGAGTCGATGCAGGGCCGCTCAGCCCACGTACCGACAGCACACGCTGGGCGAGCAAGGAAAGGCCGCCATGGGCGGCACTCACCTCAAAACTGGAGCGAGCTTCACGCTGACGCAAGCGCTGAATCAACATCAGCATGAAACTCCCTAGGTTACGCAGGCTTACTGAAAGACTTCATTCACCATGAAGTCATGGACCGTCTTGCGGTCATTTGCTAACACGGTGTAGCGCTCTTCACGCTGCATCAGGTCGCTCAAGTGCAATGGCAGCTCGGGCGAGGCCAAACCAGACTTACTGACGGCTTCGGCAAACTTCACCGGATGCGCCGTACCTAAGGTCACCATTGGCACGTTCGTGTGACGACGAGTAGCACGGGCCGCCTTCACGCCAATGGCGGTATGCGGGTCCAGCAGGTAGCCGGTCTGCGCGTGTACGTCGCGAATGGTTGCGCAGGTTTCTTCGTCACTGGCGCAATCGCTGTCAAACACCGCACGGGCTTTATCGAGCTTCGACGCATCAACCGTTGCACTGCCGGTGCTCATGGCGGTCATTAGGTCCGCAATGGCTGGGCCGTTTCGATCGTACAGATCAAACAACAAACGCTCGAAGTTGGACGACACTACGATATCCATACTTGGAGACAAGGTGTGCTCTAACGGCAGGGCTTCGTACTTGTTTTGGCTCATCAAACGGTGCAGTACGTCGTTCTTGTTGGTAGCAATCACCAACTGATCGATCGGCAGACCCATTTGCATGGCCAAATAGCCGGCAAAGATATCGCCAAAGTTACCGGTGGGCACAGAGAAAGCAATTTTGCGATCCGGGCCACCCAGATTCAAAGCGGCATAAAAGTAGTAGACGATCTGCGCCATAATGCGCGCCCAGTTGATCGAATTGACTGCGACCAGACGACGCTCACCGCGCAGGAAGCTCTGATCCGCAAAGCTCTCTTTCACCATGCGCTGACAATCATCGAAGTTACCTTCGATAGCGATGTTGTGGATGTTATCGCCCAGCACGGTGGTCATTTGGCGGCGCTGTACATCTGACACACGGTTGTGCGGATGCAAAATAAAGATGTCGATGTTCTCGCAGCGGCGGCAGCCTTCAATGGCCGCAGAACCGGTATC
It contains:
- the thrC gene encoding threonine synthase, with protein sequence MKYISTRGKAPVLGFEEVLLTGLATDGGLYVPEKLPTYSLDEIRSWRELPYDQLAYKIIQPFVSDFIDGDELRAMLSDTYAAFAHKAVVPLQQIDHNEYVMELFHGPTLAFKDFALQLLGRLLDHSLQKRGEKAVIMGATSGDTGSAAIEGCRRCENIDIFILHPHNRVSDVQRRQMTTVLGDNIHNIAIEGNFDDCQRMVKESFADQSFLRGERRLVAVNSINWARIMAQIVYYFYAALNLGGPDRKIAFSVPTGNFGDIFAGYLAMQMGLPIDQLVIATNKNDVLHRLMSQNKYEALPLEHTLSPSMDIVVSSNFERLLFDLYDRNGPAIADLMTAMSTGSATVDASKLDKARAVFDSDCASDEETCATIRDVHAQTGYLLDPHTAIGVKAARATRRHTNVPMVTLGTAHPVKFAEAVSKSGLASPELPLHLSDLMQREERYTVLANDRKTVHDFMVNEVFQ
- the prfB gene encoding peptide chain release factor 2 (programmed frameshift), with product MEVNAIKESLKDIRVRTDVLRGYLDYAEKKERLQEVELELGDAKIWDKPEYAQKLGQERSALEHTVGTIDQLDQGVADVQDLLELAVEEDDQDTLTEVENDVEKLVKALEDLEFRRMFSGEMDMNNAYLDIQAGSGGTEAQDWAEMLLRMYLRWSEANGFKADLIEVSAGEVAGIKSATIHVQGDYAFGWLRTETGVHRLVRKSPFDSGNRRHTSFSSVFVSPEVDDDIDIEINPADLRIDVYRASGAGGQHVNRTESAVRITHLPTNVVTQCQNDRSQHKNKDVAMKMLKAKLYELELKKRNEAAQQLEDSKSDIGWGSQIRSYVLDDARIKDLRTGVETRNTQAVLDGGLNPFIQASLKKGL
- the recJ gene encoding single-stranded-DNA-specific exonuclease RecJ; its protein translation is MLMLIQRLRQREARSSFEVSAAHGGLSLLAQRVLSVRGLSGPASTLTLDNLIPPDALKGVQAAADLLFETLKSGRRILIVGDYDVDGATATAMMVDCLRRHYGADVDYFIPNRFVHGYGLSTAIVRDIAAQPDELPALLITVDNGIASADGILAAQALGMRVLVTDHHLPGTQACPADAVVNPNQEECDFPSKSACGCTVAFYLLTVLRRVSADWVADQGWTAVRMGDYLDLVALATVADVVPLDGNNRILVEQGLRRVRSGYARPGILALLQAAGRDHRQITSQDFGFVIGPRLNAAGRMDDMTVGVACLLATDAGEAGELAAILEDHNQARKHVQNKMVEQATDQMLQGAEHLGQESDDQSALVLWDTAWHEGVVGLVAGRLKERWHKPVLALCPGSSEEVGVEVFKGSARSIPGVHIRDVLAWVDARYPGMIVRFGGHAMAAGLTVHSDQLDALRSALQEAMQALVDPDVLVPELVVDGELNASDMTLARAEELSTLGPWGQGCPVPLFVNRFQVINHRWLGGKHLKLQVQLEAGSDPVDAIWFFCPLPADTLPSQQIILAYELAVNEFRGARSLQLMVRTELTPSVFESAF
- the lysS gene encoding lysine--tRNA ligase; the encoded protein is MTDQLNDTQQTTEELRAEHNRIVTQRLEKLNVLKAQGNAYPSDFRREQYAADLQAQYGDKTKEELAELNIEVSVAGRIMLNRGAFMVMQDMTGRIQLYVNRKELAPEVLDGLKKWDMGDIVGARGTLQKSGKGDLYVDMQTPRLLNKTMQPLPEKHKGLADQEMKYRQRYVDLIVNEDTRRTFAIRAKMIEVIRRYLGERRFIEAETPMLQVIPGGASARPFTTHHNAMDIDMYLRIAPELYLKRLVVGGFERVFEINRNFRNEGVSTRHNPEFTMLEFYQAYADYNDLMDLTEDLLRTLAIEVLGSTELTYQGEAYDLSQPFERISMRDSVLKYNDNISAEQLDTIESLTTLAKSLHIDVKPNWGAGKVLTEVFEATVEEKLRGPVFITEYPAEVSPLARRNDHNPEVTDRFEFFLGGREVANGFSELNDPVDQAERFRDQVAEKESGDDEAMFYDADYVRALEYGLPPTAGEGIGIDRLVMFFTDSPSIKDVILFPHMKPQ